aagaaacaaacacatgTTGTACATTTGTCTTGGATATACTTCTGAATAGTGCTTGAGTAAAGTTCTGTATGATAAAGAGGAGTTATAAGTACTGTGCaggtgtttctgctgctttataccaatcttgtatttttgtttaaaagcatTGATTGATTATTAGACACTCTTTTAGAAAATCATGGCCTCCTCCACTTACTCAAAACTCACCATTACAGAAAATGAAGAgtgacacagctgctgctgcagtgaaGCAGATGAACCCCTCCTTCAAGATCACAGCTCATCAGAACAGAGTTGGTCCAGAGACAGAGAGGGTCTACGATGACGACTTCTTCGAAAGTCTAAATGGGGTCGCTAATGCACTGGACAATGTCGATGCACGTATGTTGGTGATATTTAAATGTTAGGTGGCGAGTTTGCACATCCTGCTGAGAACATCTAATTGAGCCTTAGAGATTTTTGCCCAGcaagttgtgttgttttcccAATGCTTAGGTATGTACATGGATCGGCGGTGTGTTTACTATCGGAAACCCCTGCTGGAGTCGGGTACTTTGGGCACAAAAGGCAACATCCAGGTCGTGATCCCCTTTCTCACAGAGTCGTACAGCTCCAGCCAAGACCCACCTGAGAAGTCCATCCCCATCTGTACCCTGAAGAACTTTCCAAATGCAATTGAACACACACTGCAGGTATGTACACTTACTAATACGTTCAGGTTGGACAGAAACACAACGGGATGAAAAATCTGTTGCTGTATTTCAGAGTATTTGCCAGTTTCAATGGATATAATagtattgcttttgttttgctgcgAGATTGCTGCTGTGCATCAACGTGGCTTAATGTTAAGATTTCcttcagattgtttttgaaCTGGTTGATTAGAGGGCTTCTGCAGGTGTTTAATAATAAGAAGTCttagtttgctttaattttaggCCATAAATATGTCCAGGTCTTGCATCCATTCACCTTTTTGTCATCTTATATTTATCCATTTTTGTAACGTGAAAGAAATATGATTTTTGGTTCACATGCCAGAGTTAGTTACCTTTTAACTACCCAAGTTCCCGAGTGAATGGAgtgtaaatgtgtttatgttgaatttaatttacaactcttaaattttaaattgaacacaCTGAAACTTGAGGAAAAGTTTAGATTGCTTTTGTTTCTCAGAGCAAAACACAGTCCACTTTCAATTTTATGCCAAATGTTTTCACCTGTGACCTTATGTCACCAttactattttgctttttgtcgAGTTCAGTCTGTCAAGACGTCACAAACCTCTTACGGTGGGAAACTAGCTCACCCTTTGCCTCTGGTTGAATTCAGATTGGCGTTCCCCTATGTACTGAAGGCTCTGTCAGTTTAGCTCACTGCTCCAAGGATTACACAGATGTTTCCTGGCTAACTTTGCCACAGTACGGAAATTCACTGTAGCATTTACACAACCAATGCTCTGATTCCAGCGATTAGTCACATACGCTCTTGGTACTCTGACTCACCCCTGTCATTTGACCTGGCATAATTAGCGGTTTAGGTAAACTGAAGGCACAAGGGCAGAGGCTTTtccaggtttgtgtttttacccAGTTCCAGTGTCATGgcaaaccaaaaacataaatctccTTGGTCAAAAGTTTGCCTGGTGAGTCttgggtgtttttcttttcctcttatAATTCTACATCTCcatattgttttcagtttgctgGTTGCCCTCATAGTAGTTAAACCATTTTGTCGCTACAGTATAACTAATTGTAGTATCGCTAAATTTTCTGCCGCAGTGTTCACATATAAAATAAGCAACACGCATGACAGCCTTTCCTTTAGATGTGCTGTGATATTAGGGGATGTGTCATTTATTAACTTTTTGGGAAGAAAGGTAACCCTGGTTACCAGTTGCTGTCCTACGACTACTTATTTGGAAAACTACAAATaagtaatagtttttttttttatttagtaatgtACAGCAGAACACAAATGTGTCttaatatttgctttaatttagaacatttaatttatttattagaaatcAAGATTTTTGGGGAACTAATATGtcaaaaaagtcttaaattgtATTGGTTGCTTTAGAATCAAATGCAAAATCTGGAGTATTTATCAAAGTACCCTCAGAACCTACTTTTAGCTATGTactcattaaaatatattttatttcaaaactattACTGTGTATATTGAACGTTTTGCTTTGAACCAACTTCAActgtttcagcattttaaactaaaattgtTCTTATGTTGGATCAGACCATATAATTTGGGTCTTAAACCTGTCCTTCCAGCATGTCAGCCTTGAGGCAAATGTTCACTTGCTGCCTGAACTTTCTCACCCTCTAACGGCTGCAATGACTGTGAGGTAGTTGGTGTTTACCATCAGTGGTCATGGTGTTATTCAAAAGTACATGCTGCTTTACTTCCACGCATTTCTAAAAACTGCACACTTGTTTTATTGAACTCTATTTATTTCCGATCTTCCTGTTAGTGGGCCCGAGACGAGTTTGAGGGGCTCTTCAAACAGGCACCAGAAAATGCCATGCAGTACCTCACGTGAGTTGCACATACTTCCACTATCAGCAAATGTCGACGCTAAACGATCAAACCGTAACcaatttttgacatgttttttttgatCTCTCCAATCTCGCAGAGATACTAAGTTCATGGAGCGAACTCTGAAGCTTCCAGGAGCTCAGCCTGTGGAGGTGCTGGACGCCGTGTACAAGAGTGTTGTTACAGACTGCCCGCACAGCTGGGCTGACTGCGTCGCCTGGGCTCGCAATCACTGGCAGTGCCAGTACAGCAACAACATCCGTCAGCTATTGCACAACTTCCCCCCAGATCAggtaaaaataagtttgtctacactggattaaaaaaaactctgttgCTTGCACAACATGGTGGAAGTTACACATTAGTCAACTACTGTAACACAACAGGTCGCATATTTATACTCATTTACTGATTATACTCTGGTACTCGGTTTTAATTAAATTCGGATTAGTTTCCGACATATTTTATCTCTAGAAAATCATGACAGAATGACACTTTAGGAAGTTTCAGGTCAGTGGAGTTTTTCTGTTGTcagaatgtcatttttttgtattaatacaTCTTCAAAAATGTGGACGACGTGGcacattttctatatttttactcttgttacaaagtgaaacaaatcaCAAATGATTCATTAGTTAGTGTGAAATACTTCAAGCCTTCATTTAGCTAACTATGGCGTAtggataataaaaacatttacaaaatagatTTTGTGTTCTCATTTCTACATGCTCATTATTTGGTCGGTCTTCCGTTTGCATGAtttactgcatcagtgcagcGTGACAGAGGCGATCAGTCTGTGGTTCTGTTGAATTGTTCCAAGAAGCCCAGATTGTTTTGATAGTGGCTTTCATGTcatcttcatttttgtttctagtgTCTCTTGACATGCCAGGTCAATCCTCTAAAGGTTATTGCTTTAGTAGTTTCTTCTACTACACTTTTTTCCTTCGATTTTGTGATTATATTTGTGTACCTCTCTGGGTGAGCCTCCAGATTCTTCAGGAATGACCTTTTGTAGCTAACCCTCCTCTCCGATTCTGTTGAAAGCAGTCTTCCCAGTGATTGTGTAGCCTTGTGACAGACTGAGACCCtttagagcacaggtgtcaaactccagtcctcgagggccactgtcctgcaacttttagatgtgcctctgctgcaccacacctgaatagaataattaggtcattaaggctctggagaactgatctacacaaagaggaggtcattaagccatttcattccagtgttttgtacctgtggcacatctaaaaactgctggacactggcccttgaggactggagtttgacacccctgctttagaggCTCAGAaaacctttgcaggtgttttgagttaatttgcTGATTAGGGTGTGACTCCATGAGTTTCCagtgttttgactttttcacaGTGTTCCCATTATTTTCTGAGACAgaatttcaggtttttcttaTCCATAAGCCAGAGCCATCAAACTTGCAATAAATACTTGAAtctgtttaataaagtttaactttctgaaataagtgacacaaatatttaacttttccaCAATACAATAATTCATAGAGATGTACCTGTAAATGAGTGTTCTGTTAGTATTCATTCTGTTCCTCATGTGTTTCAGCTCACCAGCTCAGGCGCCCCCTTCTGGTCTGGTCCAAAGAGATGTCCTCACCCCTTAGATTTCAGCACTAGCAACGTAAGGAGGATTTTCAGGACCTCTACTTCTTAGATTataagattaaattttttctttgcaaagaagGTActaattttttcctttcttttttttttgtttttgtttgttttttaaaggacCTCCACGTGGATTATGTATTGGCAGGTGCAAACCTGTTCGCCCAGACGTATGGCCTGCAAGGCAGCACTGACCGAGCAGGTGTGGTCAAGATCTTGCAGGACGTCAAAGTGCCAACTTTTACCCCTCGCTCCGGGGTTAAAATCCACGTCTCTGATCAGGAGCTGCAAAATAGCAATTCCTCTGTTGGTAAGATgtgcaaatttaaataaagaccgACTTATTTAAAGCTAATGtagtttcaaataaaatgttgggggttttttaaacaataatttaaagacATTGTCATACATCTCTGAATGCTTTTGGAGTTCTGAGTGAAATCTCTTGACACAGATGACTCCAAACTGGAAGAACTGAAGTCTCAGCTGCCTACGCCGGAGTCGTTCCAGTTCAAACTCAGTCCCATCGACTTTGAAAAGGTACTTCATCCTGGGATCTGTTCTGTCCGAATAAACTGCCTGTGACGAAATCTGCAACTTAACAATTTCATGTTTAATATCTTATATGTCACAGGCTAGTTTAATAGGAGGAGCTATGggacaaaaggaaaatgttcttttaaaatatggaaattaAGAATGGTTTATTGGCAGCTGTGACAGATTGAGTCCACAAGTTGTCCATATTATAATTTCTGAGATTATAGTTTTAGTCTATGGAAATATTGATAAATAAGAtgagttaatttgttttctcttttaagcTTTTTGGAATACTACAGAAAGTGTCCCAGTTTTTATCTTGGTTCCATTaactcagtggttcccaaagattttctgggcccccctatggattagAATAACTCCCCCTCCCCAAATCAACTGTGCACACACAtagttcaaccagacataaacctatacacatattttgttttcaaactccactgaattttatttcacacttcaggttgcaacaaaacacactacaaaccatcgtTACAGTGAAAcgcttttgtgtaactgttgttgttttgtgtttttcattcatccataccgctgTCGCGCCCCatactttgggaaccactgtatTAACTGAAAGGATGTAAAGTGGAAAAATATCTCTCATTGTTAGTATTGCAGAGCACAACAAGCTTTAATGAATATGAAccactaggcctgtcacaacgACAAACTTTACTGGAGGATAAATTGTCCCATAAATTATTCCGATAAACTGTAATATTGTTTTGTGACCATTTAAGTTGTTTATTGATAATAGTTcaataatgcaagtttgcctCTCAAACTCAATTTGAATGCAAATTGTGTTTCGCTTCACTGGAAttggtggacattttaaatatccaaaacacaataacataaactataaataaaaaggaagttaaaaaaaacacacacacaacagacACCTTAAAtgattatgaagtctgtgtGAACAAAATCGCCCTTCAAAAAATAAGATGGAAATTATCACGGTCATTTTAAGTTATCATGGGACTaatcatttattgtgacaagTTAACAAATCGCTACCATTTACCTTCAGTaaccagatttgtttttgactgTCTGTCCACAGGATGACGATGCAAACTTTCACATGGATTTCATCGTGGCAGCCTCCAATCTGAGAGCAGAGAACTACGACATTCCACCTGCTGACAGGCACAAGGTGGGAAACATTGGTCCTTggattattgttgttttgattacCTCCTCGTCTCTTAGATTAAAACGTACTTGGTTGTGTGAATGATGGATCAGTGTTTCATACTTTTGtcaactgttttcttttgtgggTTAGTTAAACATTCCTGGGTTTCTGTGTAATTGTATAAGACTTATCTCTTgttctccctcttttttttatgtgtacaTTTGTTTCTGTCTAATCTAGAGCAAGCTGATTGCTGGCAAGATCATTCCTGCTATTGCCACGACTACAGCTGCAGTGGTTGGGTTAGTGTGCTTGGAGCTCTTCAAGATTATCCAAGGGCATAAAAAACTGGATTCGTTCAAAAATGGCTTCATGAACTTAGCCCTACCTTTCTTTGCCTTCTCTGAGCCCATCGCTGCTCCCAAACACAAGGTAAGCACGTGTGTATTCTGTCTGAGTCTTAACACGCACAAAATGCATTGTAAGCCTAGTGATTACCTGCCATCGCACTGTGTAGCTCCAATGATGATCCAGCCATGCTAATACTGATACATTAGGCAGTCTGCTTGGATGTAAGTGAGTTCAACTTACCTTCTCACGCTGATGGTATCAGTGTGTGCTGaggagaaatgtttgtttttttatctggacAAACTTGTTCACACATTCCAGGTAGAGATGTATGCTGTAGATAACTTTTACTCTTGCTGGTTCATTTGCAGTACTATGAGATTGACTGGACTCTGTGGGATCGCTTCGAGGTCAAAGGGCTGCAGTCCAACGGGGAAGAAATGACACTCCGACAATTCCTTGACTACTTTAAAGTAGGTTCAGctccttttctctgtttgttttttgcctaCAATTAATTCCCgatttatttttcccctttttgtcTGTCAGAATGAGCATAAGTTGGAGATCACCATGCTATCTCAGGGAGTGTCCATGCTGTATTCATTTTTCATGCCTGCTGCCAAACTTAAAGAAAGACTGGACCTACCGTGAGTATATAATTTAAGTGTACAAATACAATAACAAGAACAAATACTTACCACAGTGATTATCTTATTCTAAGGGTTGTTCTGCTTCGGAACGCTATATATGACAATTGGTCTAggacagtggtccccaaccaccgggccacggaccaattggtaccgggctgcgcaagaaataatgagcTACttccggattttaccggttatgTCTTGCgagtcaaaattgagccaacttgcagcagaatgagtaacaaagcacaaacaccccccccccccctttctgCAGCACaattgcgaagggctgaccggtccgcgcgactaaaaaggttggggaccgctggTCTAGGATATCTAATACTAAAATGTTGTGGTATGCACATTCATAAGGATAATACCAACCTGAAGGTTAGAATAGAGTAGAAATTCACTTGTTGCAGCAGCACAGTAACAAAATAATACACCATAATAATGGTTGTTCAGAGTGCTGTACACATAGTAATGCACTGATATTTAAtagtggttttctttttaatttattggctCAGTTTCATTTCtcctttgtgttttgcagaatGACTGAGATTGTGACTAAGGTGTCCAAAAAGAAGCTGGGCAAACACGTGAAGGCCCTGGTGTTTGAGCTGTGCTGTAACGACCTGTCTGATGAAGACGTGGAAGTGCCCTATGTCAGATACACCATCCGCTGAGCTCCACACCGAGCCCACCCACCGGAGGGTGGGAGATGCGGGGGGGAGGGGAGCAAAAAGGGGACTATTCTGAAGTGGGTAGCTTGATCCAAGTCCGCGCTACTGGAtcaatcagggtttttttttctgttttctcttcgttttcttttttgtgggccTGGGGTTTTTGCGTAAACCTGTGCCTGACTGTACATAGCCCCAGTAAGTTGACTAAAGGAGACCAGTATGGGTTAGGGATCCAGTTGGCGCTCTATGGCGGGTGTAATTGAAGGAAGGGAGCATGTATACTGGACATCCTGATGCTCCTCAGTTTGTAGTACCTCTACAGATCAATAAGCCCAACGTGAGTCCCTGCGTAAACGATCATCCTCACAGTAACTGAGGGCCATTTTAATCCAACCCAGCTACCTTCCCTCTACTTGCTCTCTTTAGTCATCAAAACCCTCGTCTCGTCTTACCTTGTACACATCACAAGTTAAATTTCAAAGTATCCTTTTTTTATGATTTCCATTTCATTAATTATAACCAAGCTACCCGAGAAAACAAAGAACGACCATGTAGATATTTTCTGACTGGAAACCCAATGGTATCACACTGGCAGAATGCTCTTCCCAGTCTGAAGCACCCCTACCTCCCTCACCACAGCACTCTCCGAGGGGCTCTTGCACAtgacataatattttttttttccccttatttctcattatttcttgtgtttttgttgtattttattttgggggagGGAgatacaagaaagaaaaaaaaaaagatttggcaCACATCTGGTAGTTCATAACACTTGTTTCTATTTTGTTAActccaaataataaaaaccgaAATAAGAGCAAGGCATTGAGATGTATCTTGATATGGGAGCACTTAGTGTGATAGTgaataaacatgtaaaacatgtatTGGAGtgagtggtttttatttttgtgtgacaAGCTTGTGCTTGTTGGTGTTTGAGGATTTCGAAGCACAGATTCAGATTCATGCGTTTTCCTGTCTGACCTAGTTTGGGGTGATCTGGTTTCATTACAGAGCAGCATTTCTGtgaaaactgcctccatcagcTTATCACCGACCTCTAAATTCAGAGGAAAATCCCAAAACAGAATGTATtttatcaaatgtaaaaaaaaaacaaaccttcctggtattatttttttcctatatgtaaataaactaGTCAATTtggagtagaaaaaaaaatttaatctcacTTCCCATTTTGGCTCAGTTTCTAAAGAAGTATTTTAGTCTACCGCAAAgcagcttttaaataaaatctaaggCAGTCCAACGTTCAGGTTGCACCGAGAAGTTTAACGTGAAGTTCTGAACGCTCCTCCCTGAGAAGAGCGGATACGTGATTATGCGTAACTGTAAAGGATGTGGTCTGCTGCGACATGAGGAAGAAGGTGAGGAGGAAGGAGTACGCCGAACTTTAAACCAGCTCGACGCAAACTGCTCGGTGGCTGGCCGAACGGAGGAAACCTTCACAGCCGGATTATTTCTCACTTTGAGAGCGGAGCCCTTCGTTTCTGTGAAGATGCActgagagaaagaagaagatgGAAGTGGAGGAGACTGGTGAAATGAGGACTTCCTGGTACTGTAGTTTTAGAAATGCACTATTCTGACtttgctttggttgttttttgttttaagtgtgtTAGTGATGAGACTGATCATCAAATTTGTTGGgggatttaaaagaaaaagttatctttctttttttgaacgACTACACTTATGCTTGATGTTTCCGTTCACCACACCGACAACTGAAATCCCTCCATGTCATGATGCAGTGGTGCATAACCTGCAGCTGAAATTCTGTAAAGCAATAAGCACTGTGTTTAGATTACATTAAAATCCATCTGATTTGtgaataagattttatttttcctctttttaggTCGGTGTCAGGAGACACTCACTCTGTCCTCTGTGACCATGCTGGGGTAAGCAGCCCTATCCCCTCAATAAAGCATGTATTTATCACCCAAAGTCTGAAATGCAGTGCataaattttctgcaaaatgtcTGCCTTTAGAAGAAGCGAAAACAAGACCTGAATCCTGAAAGAGTCATCAGAATCACAGAGGTGAGTAATAATCTGAAATGCTGCGCACTGTCATATCTCTGGCTTTTCTCAGCAACTGGCGGAAGCCTGTCAACCTTACCTTTGTGACCACAATGCTGAGTGCAGAACTGACAAGAGGTGAACATTATGTGAGACGCTGCTTTTACGGgtagtttcttgtttttctttcctgtaaGACCTTGTATTGAGTCTACTGAGATTTCAGAAAGTTGCTGGTGTGCTTGCTTTCATTTAATGAATGTCatgtatttgcattttgttttcatttcaactttAATTCAATTATTGCCACAGTGAATTTGCAGCGGCTGTGGTTAGtggggtaaaaagaaaaaaaaaggcagacaTGTTGTGCTTCACTATTGAGGCACAGTTTcaactttcttcctctttgaAAACCTTGCACAGGAAGTGAGAGATGTGCACCATGCAACATCTCAGCACTCTTTAAcgtctttctctctttcatgTCGCCTTCAcctctatatttttttatctgtccatcaggatgaggaggaagaggaagaaggggAAATGATGTCTGATCACAAGGATTCAGAGGTTTgcttgaagtttttttttttaactgtttcttGACTAACCCTATAAGtttttgaaatgtgtgtgtattttgtcCAAGGCTCTTTAACTTCTAGCATTGATCTGTTTCAGGAGCCCAGTAACAAAAAGGTCAAACCTGTGGCAAAGTCCAACAGCCTGACAGGTGTCATAACACCAATGAAGACTGCTGCTCTTAAACGCATCGGGCAGTCTATTTCGGTAACACACACACGTCCCCGTGTATATTTTTGTACCTTGTCATGAGCTAAATGGGATTTTTGCATTCATATACctaatgttttctcttttcgcAGCGCTCCATCAGCTTTCGCACCGATGCCCGACCTTTGCCCCCGGGGCCCCTGCGTCCTCGCTCCAAAGCCTCGTCGTTTCCACGTAGGCGCAACAGCCAGTGTTGGAGTGACACTGTGGAGAGCCATGACCTGACTGCAAAGGAGATCAAACGCCAAGAGGTGcggattttatgattttattacaggactgttcttttttttttttttttttgtcatcattaacatgttttttttttctactcggGGAGGCGGGGTTTCTGTGGACGAGCTGTGAGGCTGCGGTTGCAGTGTGGGTGGGATGACTAGCTTGCACTGTTTCTCTGAAGCTGCCCTACAGGGGTATTAGGAAAGAGGATGTGAGCTGGCACTAAGCGGCTCTACTTCCGTTATTAAACAATCAGCTGTGAGAGCTCATGCAGGGTTTCCGCTTAGTTTACATCCCATGCAGCAATGTGCGGAAATAGTCTTTATTTCCACTGACATGTCTAAAGTTGCTGTGTGCAACGTTTTGTCCTCTGCAGGTGATCTATGAGCTGACCCAGGGAGAGAGGCAACTCATAGAAGACCTCAGTTTGGTCAAGAAGGTACTTGTTGGCACGGAACACAGTGCAGGAAAATATATACTTGCTCGCTTTTTCTTAGTTTCCAtgcctttttatgtttttaggtgtACTACGAGCCCATGTTGAAGTTGGATATATTGACAGAAAGTGAACTCGGACAAATCTTCGGGACTTTAGACTCTCTGATTCCACTGCATGAGGGTAAATGATATGAATTCTAAGCCTACTTGTAGCTTAATCTCAGTGACTAATAATATTTCAGAATGCATCATTTCCTGATCATCTACACGCAGTAAAAGTCTCTGGTTCCAAGTAAATAAGAGGCATCAAATGTGCTTCTTTTAGCCTATTATTTCCGTGTAATACTGATGGATGTATTAATTTCTTTATCATGGCAgataacattttccattttggcCTTCaggatgtgttttcttttcttttttttaaagttgtgtcCTTTTGTCTGTTTCGTACCAGATCTTTTGGCTCGTCTTGAGCGACTGAGGGGCTCAGAGAAGACGGTGGGCGAAGTGGGGCCGACTCTGCTGAACTGGGTGAGTGTTTTCATGGCAACCGACTGCTGCAGGAGAAGAAAGACGAAGGGGGCACAACAGCCGGATTCTGTGCACATTCATTTTCTTGCTTCACACTTCGTCTCATTCCCCTTGCAGTTCCCCTGCCTGGAAGCCTACGTCACATACTGCTGCAACCAGGTGGGAGCCAAAGCTCTGCTGGACCAGAAGAAGCAGGAGAAAAGAGTCGATCAATTCCTGCGCCTGTGTCAGGAGTCTTCGTTCAGTAGGAAATTGGACTTGTGGAACTTTCTGGACCTTCCTAGAAGCCGCCTGGTCAAATACCCGCTGCTGTTGAAGGAGATACAGAAGTGCACGCCTCCAGACCACCCAGATGAGGACACGCTGCCTGATGCTGTGAGTTGCTATGACCTGTGGCCTTAGAGTGCTGAACTGAGTGGACTTAGAAAATCTGGAATGCTGGGTTGAGATCTGTCTGTACGTCCTTCGTTCTTAGCAAAACGCTACGAGACTCTCACTAGTTGTTTAATGTCTTACaccaaaacaagctcctacttTGCTTTTTGAGGGGGGGGTTTTCAACCTGTATgaggttttacttttttttctatcttaaaGCAGTTACAGCAtttgaatttagaaaaaaatgaggaaaaaaaacacatttgggtggaaaaaatgtctaaaacttgATCTCATCGGGCCCtattactgatttttttctaaagtagTCCAATTAAGAATTATATGGATTTAtgtattaatgatttatttgttattgaGAGAGCATATAAATGAATTGTAGTTCCAtcaagaataaacaaacaaaaaaagaataatgcaGAGGAagttatcttatcttatcttttctAACCATTTTCAGTTCCGTTATGTATGTCAGGAAGAGATGTAGGTGTTTTGGTTGTCAGCagtatttaaaatgtagatAAACTTACTggttgaaatatatttttatatagataATTAAATGAGCAGCTTATAATGTTAAGAATAACGCTGTGTGGCCTCATTTGAGGTTTGAAAGTAAATTCTTAGTGAGTCTATTGGTAcatgaaattttttaaaaaaagactgaaaattgGGATATGAACAACACTGTTATTTATCCAAATGATATCTTTAGGCTTTGTCTTacgttttgttttaaaatgtacctGACGAGAAACTTTGCTGATGACACAAATGGCCccagcaaaaacatttactctGTGCAATGCTTTGT
The genomic region above belongs to Xiphophorus maculatus strain JP 163 A chromosome 1, X_maculatus-5.0-male, whole genome shotgun sequence and contains:
- the uba1 gene encoding ubiquitin-like modifier-activating enzyme 1; the encoded protein is MSSSPLSKKRRLSGTETKTGSHCSSSNSVRTDLSHTPANGMAKNGNDAEIDEGLYSRQLYVLGHEAMKRMQNSNVLISGMRGLGVEIAKNVILGGVRSVTVHDQGVAEWRDLSSQFYLREEDLGKNRAEVSQPRLAELNNYVPVMAYTGVLTEDYLTKFQVVVLTNASLDEQKHLGDLCHNKGIKLVVADTRGLFGQLFCDFGEEMIVYDTNGEQPLSAMISMITKDSPGVVTCLDEARHGFESGDYVTFTEIQGMTDLNGCQPVEIKVLGPYTFSICDTTGFSDYVRGGIVSQVKMPKKISFKSISSSMAEPDFIWTDFAKFDRPGQLHIGFQAIHAFKQKHSRLPTPWSQADGDELLTLAKELNSAQTGSAKAEQLDEALIKKMSYLAAGDLSPVNAFIGGVAAQEVMKASTGKFMPVMQWLYFDALECLSEGEEVMLTEEECSPRNCRYDGQIAVFGSKLQKILADQRYFLVGAGAIGCELLKNFAMIGLASEEGEVIVTDMDTIEKSNLNRQFLFRPSDVTKMKSDTAAAAVKQMNPSFKITAHQNRVGPETERVYDDDFFESLNGVANALDNVDARMYMDRRCVYYRKPLLESGTLGTKGNIQVVIPFLTESYSSSQDPPEKSIPICTLKNFPNAIEHTLQWARDEFEGLFKQAPENAMQYLTDTKFMERTLKLPGAQPVEVLDAVYKSVVTDCPHSWADCVAWARNHWQCQYSNNIRQLLHNFPPDQLTSSGAPFWSGPKRCPHPLDFSTSNDLHVDYVLAGANLFAQTYGLQGSTDRAGVVKILQDVKVPTFTPRSGVKIHVSDQELQNSNSSVDDSKLEELKSQLPTPESFQFKLSPIDFEKDDDANFHMDFIVAASNLRAENYDIPPADRHKSKLIAGKIIPAIATTTAAVVGLVCLELFKIIQGHKKLDSFKNGFMNLALPFFAFSEPIAAPKHKYYEIDWTLWDRFEVKGLQSNGEEMTLRQFLDYFKNEHKLEITMLSQGVSMLYSFFMPAAKLKERLDLPMTEIVTKVSKKKLGKHVKALVFELCCNDLSDEDVEVPYVRYTIR
- the LOC102217113 gene encoding rho guanine nucleotide exchange factor 3-like isoform X2, which produces MEVEETGEMRTSWSVSGDTHSVLCDHAGKRKQDLNPERVIRITEDEEEEEEGEMMSDHKDSEEPSNKKVKPVAKSNSLTGVITPMKTAALKRIGQSISRSISFRTDARPLPPGPLRPRSKASSFPRRRNSQCWSDTVESHDLTAKEIKRQEVIYELTQGERQLIEDLSLVKKVYYEPMLKLDILTESELGQIFGTLDSLIPLHEDLLARLERLRGSEKTVGEVGPTLLNWFPCLEAYVTYCCNQVGAKALLDQKKQEKRVDQFLRLCQESSFSRKLDLWNFLDLPRSRLVKYPLLLKEIQKCTPPDHPDEDTLPDALEMIQSIVAEVNEKTGEAECQFYRRGLVYLEESQRIPEIHQSRFLYCHGELKTNKGQKLHVFLFELALVLTRPGDDRDIRGQMFNVYRQPLPNTLINLEEIPDSEAGGGGTFRGAFTGGNDKVKNCFRVSSRGRSKVNPYCLQANDSFSKQQWITCLRQAIVQSRDRTAHTSQSPLSLSPDPALCHIADLSLSSDTDMADHTCR
- the LOC102217113 gene encoding rho guanine nucleotide exchange factor 3-like isoform X1: MEVEETGEMRTSWSVSGDTHSVLCDHAGKKRKQDLNPERVIRITEDEEEEEEGEMMSDHKDSEEPSNKKVKPVAKSNSLTGVITPMKTAALKRIGQSISRSISFRTDARPLPPGPLRPRSKASSFPRRRNSQCWSDTVESHDLTAKEIKRQEVIYELTQGERQLIEDLSLVKKVYYEPMLKLDILTESELGQIFGTLDSLIPLHEDLLARLERLRGSEKTVGEVGPTLLNWFPCLEAYVTYCCNQVGAKALLDQKKQEKRVDQFLRLCQESSFSRKLDLWNFLDLPRSRLVKYPLLLKEIQKCTPPDHPDEDTLPDALEMIQSIVAEVNEKTGEAECQFYRRGLVYLEESQRIPEIHQSRFLYCHGELKTNKGQKLHVFLFELALVLTRPGDDRDIRGQMFNVYRQPLPNTLINLEEIPDSEAGGGGTFRGAFTGGNDKVKNCFRVSSRGRSKVNPYCLQANDSFSKQQWITCLRQAIVQSRDRTAHTSQSPLSLSPDPALCHIADLSLSSDTDMADHTCR